The DNA window GACATGTAGCCGTCCTATATTTGCTGTTCAGTGCTTCCACTACCATGAAGTCTCCTGTTGCCCGAACGTTATTACAAAGATCGTCGCTGGTCGGTATCCCGCTCGGGCACCGGGATCCCTCCTCACTGCACCCACGTCACCGTTCCCCAATGCGTCACTTCAGGAGAGACCACCATGGCTTCAAATCAGGGTAACAATCGAGGCACTCGACAAGGCGAAGGACAAGGAAACAAGCAGAGCACCACCCGCAACCGCGGCTTCGCATCGATGGACCCGCAGCGGCAGCGTGAAATCGCTTCCGAAGGTGGTCGCGCAGCGCATGCCAAGGGCACAGCACACGAGTTCACCTCGGAAGAAGCGCGCCGCGCCGGCGCCATGAGCCATAAGAACGGCAACCGCCAGAGCGCCTCGCGCGCCAATGCCACCAGCGACAGCGACCAGGGCAACCAGGTCGGCCAGTCCGACAGCCGCGGCGAAAACCGCCAGGGCTGATAACGCAACAGCAGGGTACTTACAGGCACGGGAGAAATTGCATGACTCCACCTGACAATTCCCGCAAAAACAACAATAGTGAAGATACGTTCGTTCTGGTAGATACCGAACATCCGGGCATCGGCAATGTCGACGTGCCCGAGACGGAAGTACGCCGCCTGGACAAGCCTATCCCCGGCAACCGCCAAGGAGCGGATCCGGGTTCACGCCAAAGCGGCGACCATTCGTCCCGACAGGGCGGTGAACCCCCGGGCACCGAAGGCGGTGCCCCTGGGCCGGAAGCCAGTTCCGGTGTATGACGACACCCCGGCCACGAGCCGGGGTTTTTGTTGGCTGAGCAAATGCCTCAATGGCCCAGTTCGCGGTGCTCCCCCACGTTCTTGGGCGGCTTGCCGGTAATGGCGGCCTTGGCCATGGCAAA is part of the Pseudoduganella lutea genome and encodes:
- a CDS encoding KGG domain-containing protein, producing the protein MASNQGNNRGTRQGEGQGNKQSTTRNRGFASMDPQRQREIASEGGRAAHAKGTAHEFTSEEARRAGAMSHKNGNRQSASRANATSDSDQGNQVGQSDSRGENRQG